The genome window TGATCAGGCCCAGGTTGGAGAAGTCGACGCTGGGCTTGTGCCAGGCACCCAGCACCACGCCCGACGACGAGGCATTGTCCGCCACCACGTCTTCCAGCGAGAACTTGAAGGCCTTGTAGCGCGAGTCGATGATCTCGAGCGCGGGCGCGATGGCCTCGACGGCGTCCAGCGCCTCGATCGGCGACACCATGCCCGACAGCGGCTTGCGCAGCAGGAAAGCGATCTCGGGCTCGACGCGCGGATGCACGCGGGTCGACAGCTTCAGTTCGCCGCCCTCGTCCACGCGCATGTCATGCGTCAGGCGGCCCCAGATCATGTCGTGCACGCCCATCTGGACCATCTTGGCGCGGCTGGTGAAGCCCATCTTCATGCCGATGCGGCGATGGCCGCGGTCGACGCGGCGCTGGATCAGCATGCGCTGCACTTCGTAGGCCTCGGCCAGCGTGAGCGGACGGCGCTCGACGAACTGTTCGGCCGCGCGCGGCGTGCTGGCGGCTTCGTCCAGCTCGCGGGCCACTTCGGGTAGGGACAACAGCGGACCGCTCATGCTTGCTCCTTGGCGCCAAACACCGCGCGCACCGAGCCCAGTCCGGCGATGCGCGCTTCCAGAATTTCCTCTCCCTGCACCGCAACCATCGGGCCCAGCGCACCGCTCAGCACGACGTCGCCGGCACGCAGCGGATTGCCACGCTCGGCCATCTTGCGCGCCAGCCACAGGGCCGCGTTCAGCGGATGGCCCAGGCAGGCGGCGCCGGCGCCGATCGAGACCTGGTCGCCGTTGCGCTCCATGACCATGCCGCACAGGCGGGCGTCGAAGTCGCCCAGCTTGACCGGCCGGTTGCCCAGCACGAACAGGCCCGACGAGGCGTTGTCGGCGATCGTGTCGACGATGCTGATCTT of Pigmentiphaga sp. H8 contains these proteins:
- a CDS encoding 2-keto-4-pentenoate hydratase, whose protein sequence is MSGPLLSLPEVARELDEAASTPRAAEQFVERRPLTLAEAYEVQRMLIQRRVDRGHRRIGMKMGFTSRAKMVQMGVHDMIWGRLTHDMRVDEGGELKLSTRVHPRVEPEIAFLLRKPLSGMVSPIEALDAVEAIAPALEIIDSRYKAFKFSLEDVVADNASSSGVVLGAWHKPSVDFSNLGLIMSCNGKAQQVGTTAAILGHPVRSLVAAARLVAQAGEILPEGSIVMAGGASAAEALVAGTWVELEMQNLGRVGFHVTA